One genomic region from Magallana gigas chromosome 3, xbMagGiga1.1, whole genome shotgun sequence encodes:
- the LOC105345798 gene encoding mitochondrial intermembrane space import and assembly protein 40, whose translation MSYCREEGKDGKDRIVFVTKDEMSTPSEAMIAMDEEEVHDGPVGFVQPNGELNFGCPCVGGLHAGPCGYEMREFISCNFYNSKDKDDPRGHECDDKMYAMMQCIDKHEEYYKHKMSSDPEDEDDDPFAISDDQGEEEVSTSHIDVSSSIVTQNPTPDSTSS comes from the exons atgtCGTACTGTCGAGAAGAAG GTAAAGATGGAAAGGACAGGATTGTTTTTGTCACCAAGGATGAGATGTCCACACCCAGTGAGGCGATGATAGCCATGGACGAAGAGGAAGTTCATGACGGACCCG TGGGTTTTGTGCAACCTAATGGTGAGCTGAACTTTGGCTGTCCATGTGTTGGGGGGCTTCACGCGGGGCCCTGTGGATACGAGATGCGGGAGTTCATTTCCTGCAACTTCTACAACTCCAAGGACAAGGACGACCCGCGCGGACACGAATGCGACGACAAAATGTACGCCATGATGCAGTGCATTGACAAACATGAGGAGTACTACAAACACAAGATGTCTAGCGACCCAGAGGATGAAGATGACGACCCCTTCGCTATCTCGGATGATCAGGGCGAGGAGGAGGTGTCTACCTCACACATTGACGTCAGCAGCAGTATCGTCACCCAGAACCCCACCCCAGACAGCACAAGCAGCTAG